In Escherichia ruysiae, a genomic segment contains:
- the lysC gene encoding Rz1-like lysis system protein LysC (LysC is an Rz1-like component of a phage lytic system, substantially overlapping although not fully embedded in the gene for the Rz-like LysB component.) yields the protein MLCAGCTSVRPAPTPVIVANACPKVSLCPMPGSDPQTNGDLSADIRQLENALARCASQVKMIKHCQDENDAQTRQPAQGVD from the coding sequence ATGCTGTGCGCCGGTTGCACCAGCGTCCGGCCTGCACCGACGCCAGTGATTGTCGCCAACGCCTGCCCGAAAGTGAGTCTTTGCCCGATGCCGGGCAGTGACCCGCAGACGAACGGCGATTTAAGTGCTGATATCAGGCAGCTTGAGAACGCGCTGGCACGCTGTGCCAGCCAGGTAAAAATGATTAAACACTGTCAGGACGAAAACGATGCTCAAACCCGACAGCCTGCGCAGGGCGTTGACTGA
- the lysB gene encoding Rz-like lysis system protein LysB (The gene for this Rz-like phage lysis system protein may overlap extensively with the gene for the other spanin subunit, the Rz1-like protein in the outer membrane.), with protein sequence MSKLMIVMVVLLSLAVAALFLVKHENASLRASLDRANNVASGQQATITMLKNQLHVAITRADKNELAQVALRQELENAAKREAQREKTITRLLNENEDFRRWYGADLPDAVRRLHQRPACTDASDCRQRLPESESLPDAGQ encoded by the coding sequence ATGTCAAAGCTGATGATTGTGATGGTTGTGTTGTTATCGCTGGCGGTGGCGGCGCTGTTTCTGGTGAAGCATGAAAACGCCAGCCTGCGCGCCTCGCTGGACAGGGCGAACAACGTCGCCAGCGGGCAGCAGGCGACCATCACCATGCTGAAAAATCAGCTTCATGTTGCCATCACCAGGGCAGACAAAAACGAGCTGGCGCAGGTTGCACTGCGTCAGGAACTGGAAAACGCCGCGAAGCGTGAAGCACAGCGCGAGAAAACCATCACGAGGTTACTCAATGAAAACGAAGATTTTCGCCGCTGGTACGGTGCTGACCTGCCTGATGCTGTGCGCCGGTTGCACCAGCGTCCGGCCTGCACCGACGCCAGTGATTGTCGCCAACGCCTGCCCGAAAGTGAGTCTTTGCCCGATGCCGGGCAGTGA
- a CDS encoding DNZ54_00345 family protein, whose translation MKKLSLSLMLNVSLALMLALSLIYPQSVAVNFVAAWAILATVICVVASGVGVYATEYVLERYGRELPPESLAVKIVTSLFLQPVPWRRRAAALVVMVATFISLVAAGWIFTALIYLVASVFFRLIRTACRQRFEGRELCQS comes from the coding sequence ATGAAGAAATTATCCCTTTCACTGATGCTGAACGTGTCACTGGCGCTGATGCTGGCACTGTCCCTGATTTACCCGCAGAGCGTGGCCGTCAATTTTGTCGCTGCCTGGGCGATTCTGGCGACGGTTATCTGTGTGGTTGCCAGTGGTGTCGGCGTGTATGCCACGGAGTATGTGCTGGAACGCTACGGACGGGAGCTGCCGCCGGAATCGCTGGCCGTGAAGATTGTCACGTCGCTGTTTTTGCAGCCGGTGCCGTGGCGCAGACGGGCGGCGGCTCTGGTGGTGATGGTGGCGACGTTTATCTCGCTGGTTGCCGCCGGGTGGATTTTTACTGCGCTGATTTACCTCGTGGCGTCGGTGTTCTTCCGGCTGATACGTACGGCCTGCCGTCAGCGTTTTGAGGGGCGGGAACTATGTCAAAGCTGA
- a CDS encoding glycoside hydrolase family 24 protein, with amino-acid sequence MPVINTHQNIAAFLDMLAVSEGTANHPLTKNRGYDVIVTGLDGKPEIFTDYSDHPFAHGRPAKVFNRRGEKSTASGRYQQLYLFWPHYRKQLALPDFSPLSQDRLAIQLIRERGALDDIRVGRIERAISRCRNIWASLPGAGYGQREHSLEKLVTVWRTAGGVPA; translated from the coding sequence ATGCCGGTAATTAACACGCACCAGAATATCGCCGCCTTTCTCGACATGCTGGCCGTGTCCGAAGGGACGGCGAATCATCCGCTGACGAAAAACCGGGGCTATGACGTGATAGTCACCGGACTGGACGGGAAGCCGGAAATTTTCACCGACTACAGTGACCACCCGTTCGCGCATGGCCGACCGGCGAAGGTGTTTAACCGTCGCGGTGAAAAATCCACGGCCTCCGGTCGCTATCAGCAGCTTTACCTGTTCTGGCCACACTACCGCAAACAGCTTGCCCTGCCGGATTTCAGTCCGTTGTCACAGGACAGACTTGCCATTCAGTTGATCCGCGAACGCGGTGCACTGGATGACATCCGGGTGGGACGCATTGAACGCGCCATTTCACGCTGTCGCAATATCTGGGCGTCCCTGCCGGGTGCCGGTTACGGTCAGCGTGAGCATTCACTGGAAAAACTGGTCACCGTCTGGCGTACCGCCGGCGGCGTACCGGCTTAA
- a CDS encoding phage holin family protein, which yields MTAEEKSVLSLFMIGVLIVVGKVLAGGEPITPRLFIGRMLLGGFVSMVAGVVLVQFPDLSLPAVCGIGSMLGIAGYQVIEIAIQRRFKGRGKP from the coding sequence ATGACAGCAGAAGAAAAAAGCGTCCTGTCGCTTTTCATGATTGGGGTGCTGATTGTTGTCGGCAAGGTGCTTGCCGGTGGTGAACCCATCACCCCGCGTCTGTTTATCGGGCGCATGTTGCTCGGTGGTTTTGTCTCGATGGTTGCCGGTGTTGTTCTGGTGCAGTTTCCTGACCTGTCACTGCCTGCGGTGTGCGGCATCGGCTCCATGCTGGGTATCGCCGGTTATCAGGTGATTGAGATTGCCATTCAGCGCCGCTTTAAGGGCAGGGGGAAACCGTAA
- a CDS encoding tail protein X, with protein sequence MKTFALQGDTLDAICVRYYGRTEGVVETVLAANPGLSELGAVLPHGTAVELPDVQTAPVAETVNLWE encoded by the coding sequence ATGAAGACCTTTGCGCTACAGGGCGACACGCTCGACGCCATTTGTGTCCGGTATTACGGGCGCACTGAGGGCGTGGTTGAGACCGTGCTCGCCGCAAATCCGGGACTGTCTGAACTGGGTGCGGTGCTGCCACACGGCACCGCCGTCGAACTGCCCGACGTTCAGACCGCGCCCGTGGCTGAAACTGTCAATCTGTGGGAGTAA